A window of Pyrus communis chromosome 3, drPyrComm1.1, whole genome shotgun sequence genomic DNA:
ACAGTGAATTTAGACAATTAATTATGATAATTGAGtgagaaaattaattaacttgaaaataatacaatttttaagttaaaaaaataaaaagttgactTGAAAATCCATTAATACTAATATAATGAGGTGGACAAAGTATAAggactttaataaaaaattgaaaactaataaaGTTTTAGTCAAAGAATACTAGTGGCTATAGACTGCATTCAAGGTCTCCCATTTGAACACAAATTGCATGATAATCCCAAATGATCCAATCCTTCagcaaaaaaatttcaaggtaAATATGTCTATTTTCACAAGACCAACTTTGATACATAAGCGTACTACAATTTTGTAATAAACTTCCCAGAGGGTGAATATGCACATTTGCATTTAAAATCAGTTTTCCAGCAAGTGCATAATTTGATTCCACCATAATCTTATTAATTCTATTATCCACACAAGTTCCCACCCAACAAAAACACCCTAAACTTTAGCACATAGAATCTCACATTGACCCATATTTGTACAAAAATCGGAGATCCATGCCTTCGACAAGTTTATTAGGACAGAAATTGGCCACCCCCTTACGACACCCATCAACATTAAGCTTTTCTAGTCCTCAGAAGGCCCCCGGTGAAGAAAAGTATTTGTGCTAAGGGGCTTCATGGAAGAAACCATATTCGCATGAAGTCAATCTTTTATGTAGACAATAATAAGTGAATTGAGATTATTGGGGAGAGTAAAATCTTGTTCAAAAATACTTTTGTTTCGCCAATGCCATAGAAACcaacaagtttgaaaaaaataaatctcCATTATGAATTGCCAAGGAGCTTGTTTCGGAACTAATTATTAGTAGATGcatcaataaaaaattcatcaaaaacatgaaaacttCTCCCAACCTTAACAAAATTGGCACaatgtgttttaaatttagggtaaatctcagtttactaccctcaagtttcgtgatttgcaacatttagtacatgaagatTTTTTCGTCTCAgaatcatacctaaagtgttaattttaggacagtctcatacatccgttagtctggctgttaagtctcccgttaactgatgacatgtcgctcatgtggacaatgactggacgtcacgtgtcattaagaggtccacgtggaaattaaaaattcaaaaaatatattaaaataattaattaaataaaaataattaaaaaaagtttcATGTGCACACGGGTGctcagtcattgtccacatgggcgctatgtcatcagttaacgggagacttaacagcctggctaacggatgtatgagactgtcccaaaattaacactttatgTATGACTTTGGAACGAAAAAAGTTTCATGtattaaatgttgaaaaccacgaaacttcatgttagtaaactgatatttacccatAAATTTAATCCCATTTGGTCTTCATAACCAACCTTAACAACTTTCGGCTAGTCAAGACTCAACTTCCATTGTGGTTCAATATTCCTGTTTCTGActcaatttttttaagaaaaatagaaaaataaaatcctGGCAGTacccttccttctttttttgaAAGAACCGCTATTGATTCGAAATAAGCTAACAATGAGTTACATATGTCTTAGAGGAAGAGATCCTGAAATAACATAATATActgaaataaacaaaattaaataccAATAAAATAGTAGAAGCTAGTGGATAATCTTTTATTGCCAAATTAGTATCTTGTTTCTTTGACCATCTTTTGCCTAATGTCACTACGTCACCTTCAAAATCTGCACACAGACAGAGCCAACCGAAGCGAGCTAGGAAATCAAAATTACTAGTTAATTAGGTGCTTATTTTAACGAATGCAAATATTTCGATCGGTTTTGTGTGTAGACTGCAGAGCCATCGAAATATTATAAAGAAATGCATGACAATCACATTAGTACTAAATAATTCACACAATGTGAAATTAAGAAAAGTAAACTAAGTAAAGTGTTGAACGGAATTCGATGACTATCGGATAGTCTCCAGTCTTCTTTCGTTCACGTTTCTTGACTTTATTTTCTCGAATCTCCACCATAAATTATCAGATCAATTTATATGATACCAATATTAACAAATTTTCTAaccccgaaaaaaaaaaaggtaaatcaAAGACTAATTTGCAAACTTCGGCTAAGTTAAGTTAGCTAGAACACTATCCTCCTCCTTCTACATCTAAATTTGAAATCCAATTTCTgtcttttaaataaatttattgttAAATATCACATGCatataagaaaaaaagaaaaaaaaaaaaaaaaaaaggctttggATGTGGTACCTAGCTATCAATATTCTTTTACTAAAAtcttgttggtttttaatttttgatcaaagtccctaaaattaatgtgataaatTATTTCTTATTGTAGGCCTAATTAACTGAGCGATCTAAGGAATAAAGAAAGAGGGGGCCGACAACAACAAGAGATAAAGAGAGATATATTTAATTCTGAGGCGTGTGTTGTACCACCCTCTTATACCTTGATTTATTGTAGTAGGAAAGGTAGAATCCTTACCCTTATAGGATTACATCTCTTAATAGGTAATGATTACATCTCCTAATAGGTAATAAACTCCTAATAGGTAACTACAAGATACTCCtagatatactaggatttacacaatcacattcctaatctgataggactgcaacactcccccttaagtgtgtaaatactcaaacaaaatgtCGCATCAAATCTTTAGCATATGAGGTAGAACAATTGATGAAGTCGTTGGCATAAAGGGTGAACGCGAGTTTTAAACACAAGTAAAGTAAGTATAcgttggtagtaaaactcacaaaacctcgctatggtaaaacccaaggcatggggaaaacccatagactaaggagaaaagtgagaagtatgcataatgtctaaaacaaacgttaaacaggacgaaagtagtgaactcaacggagtatgatcatcccaagATAGGTgcctagtgggaaaaatgcttctaatcgtaggaaaaagagtacattaagatcaagtaagtatgcttcaggatactctccctgagttagacataacttatAAATAAGACTACAAGCGATTCAattcagataatttacgcataccgattccttggacgagcttctgacAAGTaaacttgggcaatgacttcaTGAAGAGGTCAGTCAGGTTGTCTTGGGAAcgaatttgcttgacttcaatgttttgaTGCTGTTGTTACTGCTGagagtaaaagaacttcggcattatgtgcttggtgttgtctcctttgatgtatcccttctttaactgctcgatacatgctgcattgtcttcaaagatcgttgtAGAAAGGTCAACAACGAAAGAAAGACCATTAGTGCTTtgaatatgttccataactgCTATCAGCCAAAAGCACTCTCACGAGGCTTCATGCAGggcgagaatctcagcatggttcgaagaagtcACAACTAGCATTTGCTCGGTAGACCTCCATGATATAGCGGTGTCTCCAACAGTAAAGGCATAACCTATGTGAGAATGTGCCCTATGAGAGCCAGACAAATAACCAACATCTGCGTAACCAACGAGGCAAGAATCAACCCGAGGATCGAGTGGGGTGGTAACTCTTCTCAAAGATTTGTGGGTGTAGAataagcccaaatccgtagtacccttGAGGTGGcgaaaaatatctttaacaccattccagtgtctATGTGTAGGTGCATTgttgtatctagccaaaagattaccaacgaaggagatgtcgagtctagtgcattgagccaagtacaataaaacaccaattgcacttaggtatgaaacttcaggctctaaaatctcttcctcatcctccttcgGACGGAAGGGATTttgtttagcatctagagtccaAATGACCATAGGAGTATTCGAAAGCTTcgttttatcctcattaaaacgatGCAACActttctgggtgtagttcgattgatgtactaagattccatctgaacaatgctcgatctccaggccaagacaatatagagttttcccaagatttttcctctcaaattctgatttcaagtgcgttgcaatttcctcaagctctgcgagagttccaatgaggttcatgtcgttGACATAGACTACAACGATTGCAAatccagaatgtgacttcttaatgaacatgcatgggcatagttcgttgttcatataaccttgacttgtcaaatattcactcagacggttataccacatctgcCCAGATTGTTTCAATATGTAGAGTGACCTCCTTAATCTAATCGAGAGAGTATTtcatggtctagaactatttgaaccagtcaatggaagtctTTCTAGAACTTTCATGTACATTTATatatctagatccccataaagatatgcagttaccacgtccataagctacatattcagtttttcagaaactaccaaaaTGATAAGGTAGCGGAATGACGTCCATTACGGGGGAATGCATatcctcgtaatcaatcccaggACGTTaagagaagccttgcgctacGAGGCATGCTTTGTaccgcactatttcattcttttcattACACTTCCTAACGAAAACCCACTTATAGCCCACAAGCTTCACATGTTGTGAAGTAggagctacaggtccaaacacctttcATTTCGtgagcgaatcgagttcgacctagattgcttgtttctagtttgaccaattCATTCTACGTTAACATTCATCAACGGAgcatggttcaatgtcatcgctaagcatgaGATCAGAAACAACAGTATACGCGAATGCATCATCGACTATCATCTCATTctgattccaaacctcatccaatactaCGTAATGGACCGAAATTTCACGATTCTTGAGAGGTCGGCATGTTTCATTTGAAGCATCatcgtaatctagaataacctcatgtgTTGGAATGGATGAGTAAGCAATGGTCAGATTCAGACTAGGTTCACTAGTTTATGCCATTTTCCTCTTCCGGGGttatgaatcctttgaaccaggAGGCTTGCCACGCTTCAGGGTAGGAGGAggtgattggctagccgccagTGTACCTTGTCGTGTGGGAGGTGAGGCCGCCCCACCCTTGGGGATGATTTGGCCTTCCATAACGGTGTTACGGCGTACAATTGGCACGTCTATCCTTGTAGGTGCGTTTGCAgcgagtatatgccatgtcatcaCCTTCACTAGATCAGTAAAAGCATTcggcatgctttgagcaatgcttTGAAGATTTAGAATGCGTCGCACTTCAGTTTCAAATTGAGGCGTGCGGGATCTAAATAAAACATAATGGAAGTAATCCATGACAATTCGCGACGTTCTACAGGAACGTTAGTGATcatatctccccctaacgatggGAAGACTATTTCATCGAATTGACAATCCGCAAAACAtgcggtaaagagatctcctgtTAAGGGCTCTAAATAGCGTATAATCGATGGCGAATCATAAatgacatagattcccatttttctctgatgacccattttggtacgtagtggcgGGATTATTGGCACATAGACTACACACCCAAACACAAAATGCGAGATGTCAGGCTCATATCTAGTAACCAACTATAACGGTGAATAAGGTTGGGTAGTGGTGGGCCtaaggcggaccaacatagctgcgtgcaatatttCGTGGCCCTAAGTAGATACCGGCAAATTGATTCGCATAACCAAAGTCTGTGCTATTGTTTGAAGgcactttatgaaagcttctgcccagccattttgggtgtgaacatggggtacatgatgttcaacttcaatcccaacAGACATGTAATAATCGTCAAATgtctgtgacgtaaactctccagcattatTCAGTCGAATCGACTTGATTGGATAATCAaggtggtgagcccttagcttaataatttgtgctaggAGTTTCGCAAATGCAGCATTGTgtatggacaacaagcacacataTGATCAtcgtgtcgatgcatcaaccaacaccataaagtatctaaatggtccgtacattggttggataggtccacaaaatcctctgaagaaatttaggggggtcgtgaataatctttgtaattgaGGGTTGAATGTTCAACTTCCCCAAGGAACATGCTTTGCAAAACGGATGCCCGGGATAAGATTTCAAGTGATGCCTATGAGATGCTTTGAGGATACAACGCATCATATCTCGTATGGGATCTTTCATTCAATCATGTCAAAGTAGCAAAGTGTCTTGGAACCCAGCACTATGGCCAGCCACATTGTGTGTTTCTATGACTCGAATGGTTGTTATGTACAACCCACTCAGGAGATGTTCCAACTTCTTGTGAATATGCTTTCGGGCATATTTGTAAGaaatgatacaaagaaatttagaaCCATTCTCTTCAAgggtttcaacatgatattgattatcttaaatgtctctaaaactcagcaatgTTCTTCCAGAACggggagaatagagtgcctcttTAATAGTTAATTCAGTatcattggacaacattatacgagCTTTATCTTATCTTTCTATTAGGTTCAATGGGCCTGATAGGGTTggcagaggtgcattcttaggtacgaagttagtgaaatagtgTTTCTCACGCAATATGGTGTGCGtagttgcactatctgccagacaactaacttccccactagtcatacttagacaaaaattaattgaatcagtcacttgcataaatataattccattcattcaattaatcaattcaagaaataatatccataaaataatatccaaagttcaaaacaaaccaaaccaaacaaataattccaaaGACTTCGAAAATTTTCcgaaaattaaaccataaacctagaaaaTAGGGAGGGGGTTCAGCCACTCCTAGtaggttcggccactaggggttaaacaccctaaaaacatgtctaaatTTATTCTTCCATAAGAGTGGATGCCTCCTAAAAATCTAAAACCTTCAGAGTTTTAGTAGCCATTTCGGGGATTTACATGCACAAAGTTGGACTCACGACGTGAATAATACTTGGCAATGGCCTCGGGGGTAGCTCAACATACACAAGACCAATGATACCTTGATCCACAGCAGTAGCACATGTCCAGTTAAGTGGAATCCAATTGAACGGTAGCTTTTCACTTGTTCTTGAAGATTGGGGCCTTCGAGGCAAATGGTTGGCGCTTCTGGGTCAAGTTTCCTCCCTTGGACGAGCCTCTGTTCAGTGGACCTTAGGCCCGTGGTGGGGCTTGTTGCCATTTTCCACAGCCACGATGGGATCTTCGTCTATTTTGGATGTTCGAAATTGTTGCGTACGCTTCAGGCGCAATGTTCGAGCAgctaggtcgagcttgatgattcttcatcaaaatatGGTTCTACTTTTCAACGAGAAGTAGAATagatatcaaatccaaaaatttggtgaacttatgTGCTCTATATTATTGTTGCAGAACAAGATTGGTGACATTGAAGGTCAAATAtgtcttctccaggagatcctGTTCGGTTAAGTCCTCGTTACATAAATTAATCAGTGAttggattctacaaacttcaaagttgtattcattcacagacttaaagtcttggaagcgtaaatgttgCCAGTCGTGTTTTGCTTCACGCAAGAAGATGTATTTCTAGTGATCAAAACGATTCGCTAAAGCGAGCCAGAAGGTACGAGGATCCTCCTCTGCGAAGTACTCGGTCTGCAATGCATCATAAATGTGTCTTCAGATGAAGATTATAGCAGTAGCTTTCTGAGCTTCGTCGACGGGTGCATCGTCGATTGGTTCCTTAATGGTAGCTCTAAGACTCTTTGCAGTGAGATGGAGCTTTacatcttgaacccacttcaggtagtttcttccGGAGACTTCCAGAACagtgaaatcgagcttgtttaAGTTTGACATGTCCCTAAATAGAGGGTACATTAAAACGTGGTTAGTCGTATAAAAATATATCGTAGAACATTCGAGGCTCTATAAACATGTACtagtttaatttatgcatgaaagctacaggtttcatgtggtaagttttgaatgaaaacttcgggttttaaaggcactaaattcgaaACTACAATTCGatagttatgaacgtttagttcatatATAGGGGTACCTGCAATAACACAGAATACAACATACAAAAAAGTGTAACGATTTGTGGATTGCTTCAGGAACCCAAGTGTGAGTGCTTCGGGACTACGAAAGAGAGTCAATGGTTCAAAGAGatgaaataatttattgaatcgttaatgccAAAAAGTGAGCTTCAGGCCAATAATTTTACATTAATTGTCAGATTAGTGAACTGCtagtcactttaattaattcaatagattgagACCATTCGGGGTTgatcgtagaagcaaaaataattataacatgCGGGTTGAAATTATTTAGAATGCCAAAAATTAGCATTGGGTTCGAAAAAGGATAGCCCCAAAAAAATTTGGGCTCGAGTTGACTGCAATAGGCAGCCCAAAGGTGGCAATAGGCAACGGGTCGAGAAGGGAAAGCCCAAAGGCTTGTGGGCGGGGGCACAAAAACCCCAGCCGGGGCTAGGTTTTAGGACTTGGGCCTAGGGAGGTAAGCCCAGCCATCTGGGCTGGCTATTTAATTACAGGTAAGTGATTCTGAGTAAATGCACAGAACTTTTCAAAGATAAAAAATACTTGAGGTATACaccaaagaaaagaaccaagcaTATGGTATAGTGATCAACAAAAGTCACATAGTATTTATATCCTTTAATTGATACAACTGGAGAAGGCCCCTATACATCATTACTTATTCTTTCAAAAGGTTTTACAAAGACATGAGAACTAGAAGAAAATACTTGTCATTTTCCCAGCAAGTACACACATGTTTATCCGCATCTAATTTATACAAGATTTAAGTATGAGaaagcataatatgtaataCATCATTTGTAGGATGT
This region includes:
- the LOC137728184 gene encoding secreted RxLR effector protein 161-like, producing the protein MVIWTLDAKQNPFRPKEDEEEILEPEVSYLSAIGVLLYLAQCTRLDISFVGNLLARYNNAPTHRHWNGVKDIFRHLKGTTDLGLFYTHKSLRRVTTPLDPRVDSCLVGYADVGYLSGSHRAHSHIGYAFTVGDTAISWRSTEQMLVVTSSNHAEILALHEAS